One genomic region from Bactrocera tryoni isolate S06 chromosome 3, CSIRO_BtryS06_freeze2, whole genome shotgun sequence encodes:
- the LOC120771730 gene encoding juvenile hormone epoxide hydrolase 2 yields MLGLKKLQWTLGIICLIGAMFAYRRSNSVFESEVPKLSLHQWWGEGAEPEDWAAYVKNSSEVVGNRLIFPDSTIDELRQRLNRTLRLTESMTPDFRNGFNTQELLKIVDYWRDKYMPRWREREVFMWQFNHFTTEIQGLRMHFLHLMIYEENKVGKHHYPVLLLHGWPSSIREFYPLMHKLQQTHLDKNNPYIFDVVVPSIPGFAWSQGTSREGLGPAQVAVIMRNLMLRLGYKKFFIQGGGFGSVIGSHMATMFPENVLGYHSNLCTVFTSRSVMKGILNAIKPNFFFRHGFEEMFPHWESIKRLIEETGYYHLQATKPDTIGAVLSDNPVGLAAYILDKWSSLTNKYYKDSSNGGLRKRFKLDTLLDNVMIYYLTDSITTSSRLFAEHHSPEQRALHMDSVPTDVPTGCARFKHDLIHFQDNQLKDKYRNLIHSTYYKDGGHFVALEMPQLLYTDFIEFVKKVEKFSI; encoded by the exons ATGCTGGGGCTTAAGAAACTTCAGTGGACTCTCGGTATTATTTGCCTTATCGGGGCTATGTTCGCTTACAGACGAAGCAACTCGGTGTTCGAATCAGAGGTCCCAAAGCTAAGCCTTCATCAATGGTGGGGAGAGGGCGCGGAACCAGAAGACTGGGCTGcatatgtgaaaaattcatCGGAGGTGGTTGGTAATAGACTCATATTCCCGGATTCG ACCATTGACGAACTGCGACAGAGATTGAATCGCACATTACGTCTGACTGAGTCAATGACTCCAGATTTTAGAAATGGTTTCAACACTCAGGAGCTACTGAAAATCGTTGATTATTGGCGTGATAAATATATGCCACGTTGGCGAGAACGTGAAGTGTTCATGTGGCAGTTCAACCACTTTACAACCGAAATTCAGGG CCTGCGTatgcattttttgcatttaatgatTTACGAAGAGAACAAGGTTGGCAAACACCATTACCCTGTACTTTTGCTGCATGGCTGGCCCAGCTCAATACGGGAATTTTACCCGCTCATGCACAAGCTTCAGCAAACGCATTTGGATAAAAACAACCCGTACATATTCGATGTGGTGGTGCCGAGTATACCGGGTTTCGCTTGGTCGCAG GGTACTTCCAGGGAAGGTCTGGGACCAGCGCAAGTCGCCGTCATTATGCGCAACTTGATGCTTCGCCTGGGTTATAAGAAATTCTTCATACAAGGCGGTGGTTTTGGTTCGGTAATCGGCTCGCATATGGCAACAATGTTTCCAGAAAATGTACTTGGATATCATTCAAATTTATGTACTGTATTTACGAGTAGATCGGTTATGAAGGGAATTTTAAACGCCATAAAGCCAAACTTTTTCTTCCGCCATGGCTTTGAGGAGATGTTCCCACATTGGGAGTCAATAAAACGTTTAATTGAAGAAACTGGATACTATCACCTACAAGCAACAAAACCGGATACAATTGGCGCTGTGCTCTCTGACAATCCCGTCGGTTTAGCCGCTTACATTTTGGATAAGTGGTCTTCTTTGACGAATAAATACTATAAGGATAGTTCTAACGGTGGTCTGCGTAAACGCTTCAAGCTGGATACGCTCCTGGATAATGTAATGATATATTATTTGACTGATTCCATAACTACCTCTTCACGTCTTTTCGCCGAACATCATTCTCCTGAGCAACGCGCACTGCATATGGATAGTGTTCCGACGGATGTGCCGACGGGTTGTGCACGTTTCAAACACGACTTGATACACTTTCAAGACAACCAACTGAAGGATAAATATCGGAACTTAATTCACAGCACATACTATAAAGATGGCGGTCactttgttgctttagaaatGCCCCAACTGTTGTATACAGACTTTATTGAATTTGTCAAGAAGGTGGAGAAGTTTAGTATTTAA
- the LOC120772360 gene encoding microtubule-associated protein RP/EB family member 2 encodes MSTQAVPDAKIPVALTHASSEKLSRHEMLRWINTTVQGEYTKIEDLCSGVAYCQIMEMLFPNSVGMKKIKVGAKLEHEFLHNLKLFQMAFTRINYEKSVPIERLIKGRFQDNFEFLQWFKKFYDVHAAGKENVKLPSSQKQQINLKTKTTKKILNRVGSDMTPPTANSTQLNADENGSPRSLKYLQETRDKLAEQTAAILNERNFYYKKLLDVENVLKEFTDHDELRERALAILYANDGEAPENGNNESGCETAEL; translated from the exons atgagtACACAAGCCGTGCCGGATGCAAAGATTCCCGTTGCTCTAACACACGCTTCTTCAGAGAAGTTGTCGCGCCACGAAATGTTACGTTGGATTAATACAACCGTCCAAGGTGAATATACCAAAATTGAGGATCTCTGCTCAG GTGTTGCCTATTGCCAAATTATGGAAATGCTATTCCCAAATTCGGTCGGTATGAAAAAGATAAAAGTCGGTGCAAAATTGGAACAtgaatttttgcataatttaaaaCTCTTCCAAATGGCGTTCACACGTATAAACTACGAAAAGTCCGTACCCATCGAACGTTTGATAAAAGGACGATTTCAGGATAACTTTGAATTTCTGCAATGGTTCAAGAAGTTTTATGATGTACATGCAGCCGGTAAAGAAAATGTGAAGCTTCCAAGCTCACAGAAGCAGCAAATTAATCTCAAGacaaaaacgacaaaaaaaatactaaaccGAGTAGGTTCGGATATGACGCCACCAACAGCGAATTCAACGCAGCTTAACGCGGATGAAAATGGTTCACCaaggagcttgaaatatttacaaGAGACTCGGGATAAATTGGCTGAGCAG ACCGCAGCGATattaaatgaaagaaatttttattataaaaagctACTTGATGTGGAAAATGT tttgAAGGAATTTACGGATCACGACGAGTTGCGTGAGCGCGCATTGGCTATACTATATGCTAACGATGGTGAAGCCCCAgaaaatggaaataatgaaTCTGGCTGCGAAACAGCAGAGTTGTAA
- the LOC120772359 gene encoding coiled-coil domain-containing protein 130 homolog, protein MGERKGQNKYYPPDYDPKKGGLNKFRGTHALRERARKIHLGIIIIRFEMPYNIWCDGCKNHIGMGVRYNAEKTKVGMYYSTPIYKFRMKCHLCDNHFEIQTDPGNLDYVILSGARRQENRWDPLHNEQVVPETKEVQKRLFDDAMYKLEHQAKDVKAGEDAKPVLERLVERNRSVWDDSYEANCRLRAEFRSKKKELKAQKELDDQLLARNSLDIALLPETAQDKQMAELMMLQSKSAQEREAEKRLDILMKPALPGATKTTFGGLKRQKILNTHLQFGDLGIKKKPEPCTLAEKTVTREENHIQKEDCTSLEDKRQNEKLKEEKVKVINLPNSLALVCDYNSSSENDSSN, encoded by the exons ATGGGTGAGCGTAAAGGGCAAAATAAATACTATCCCCCTGATTATGATCCGAAGAAGGGCGGACTTAATAAATTCCGTGGTACGCATGCACTACGTGAGCGGGCCCGGAAAATTCATCTGGGCATAATCATTATACGTTTTGAAATGCCCTACAATATCTGGTGCGATGGATGTAAGAATCATATAGGAATGGGTGTTCGTTATAATGCGGAAAAGACAAAAGTGGGCATGTACTATTCAACTCCTATTTACAAATTTCGAATGAAGTGTCACCTATGCGACAATCATTTTGAAATACAAACCGATCCCGGAAATTTGGATTATGTGATTCTATCCGGGGCACGCCGACAAGAGAATCGCTGGGATCCGTTACATAATGAGCAAGTTGTTCCCGAGACTAAAGAAGTACAGAAACGACTATTCGATGATGCGATGTACAAGTTGGAACATCAAGCCAAAGATGTCAAAGCTGGGGAAGATGCAAAACCGGTCTTGGAACGTTTAGTTGAACGTAATCGAAGCGTTTGGGATGACAGTTACGAAGCGAACTGCCGTTTAAGGGCAGAGTTTAGG TCTAAAAAGAAGGAACTAAAAGCACAAAAAGAACTTGATGATCAATTACTTGCGAGAAATAGTCTTGATATAGCGCTTTTACCAGAAACTGCACAAGATAAGCAAATGGCTGAGTTGATGATGCTACAAAGCAAATCAGCCCAAGAAAGAGAAGCCGAAAAAAGGCTGGACATATTAATGAAACCTGCCCTCCCAGGTGCTACTAAAACAACATTCGGTGGACTGAAAAGGCAGAAAATACTAAATACGCATCTACAATTTGGAGATTTGGGTATTAAAAAGAAACCCGAACCCTGCACTCTTGCAGAAAAAACAGTTACAAGAGAAGAAAATCACATCCAAAAGGAAGATTGTACGTCATTGGAGGACAAAAgacaaaacgaaaaattaaaagaagagAAAGTCAAAGTAATAAATTTGCCAAATAGTTTGGCTCTAGTCTGTGATTATAATAGTAGTAGTGAAAATGATAGTAGCAATTAA